TTGTGTAGTCAATataatttagttttaaaattCTTTCACTGATGCCATTATTTTACTATTTGTGCTATTCTTCTTTCAAACTACTGAACAATACTGCCAATGTGCAGGAAAATATGAGCTACGAGCTTCAAATCCTGATATCAAAGTCGAAGTTAAAGGTTCCGTGCAGGTTTGAACTATTTTGTTTACCTCTTCTTCCTGTGTTTTGCCGTGTGTTGATACCCTTGTCTTTCCTACATCACTATTTAGTCCCAAATTCATTTAATGAGCTTGCATTTTGCGCTTCCATTTTGTTGACATGTTCTTTTTGCAGGTGGAATTGGGCTTTGGAAATGGGGTGATTGATGATATTTTCTTTGTCCCTGGCTATAGTATCAGCGGGTCTGTTGTTGCACAGGTAATCTTTGTTGAAGGACTATAATATCAGATTATTTGTTGAATATTTCGTTATAATTAAATGAAGAGACCCACTTGTATCTTTGACATGTAGAACAAAAAGCAGATTATTGTTTGCTTTGATTGCTTCATGGTTTATGTTTAACTTGATAGACAATTTAACTGAATCATTTCTCTTGTAGTTATgcctttcatttttgtttttttttccctTTTATAGGGAAACCCAATATTAGGAGTCCATATCTTCTTATATTCAAAGGATGTATCTGAGATAAAATGTTTGCAAGGTTCTGCTCATGGTCCACGACAAGAAGCAGCTCTATGTCATGCTGTAACAGATGCAGACGGAAAGTTCTCATTCAATTCAATACCTTGTGGTAATTTCATTTTTAGAAGATTATTCTCTCTTCCCCCCTTCTTAAAGCATAAAATGTGCCGTATCAGATGTTGAATTTCTGGAGCTTATGCATTGAAAAACAGAGAATAATCTCTCCTATAGTTTTTTTGTCATCTAGCTTGTAGTTGGCAACATTGGATAAGCAGCAATATGTATTTTTACACGTAAACTTAGTCTTCCAGATTCTAGGAACTTTATTTTTCACATGCATACTGCAATTATGCTCTATTTATACAAGAGGAGTTGGACATTCAAGAGTTGAATCATTCAAGCTCTACAATTAAGGAAGACTTTTCTTATTCTATTAAATTAAGGCTGGCCTTAATTATTCTATAGTGCTGATTTTTCATATCCTATGATATAACTCTAATATGATCATACTTCACTTTAGTTGTTTGTGTGTACGCTGACTTTACAATTGGTATTCATTTTCCCTTATTTCTCTTTTCTGTGAATTGTGAACTATCTTTCTGGTGTGCATGAAAATTGCTTATTTTAATTGCATGCCACTGGAACCAATATGTTTAAATTTTGAGCTCATCCTTTTTGTAAATTTACAGGAAGTTATGAACTAGTTCCCTACTACAAGGGTGAAAATACAGTATTTGATGTTTCACCATCTAGTGTCCCAGTTAATGTTAAGCATCAGCACGTAACAGTGCCTCAAAAATTTCAGGTACAATTTATGCATAAACATGTGGTAGATACTAATAatcttaattgttttattttcctTGGAATTCAATAAAAATGGGTTGATTCTATCAATGTGGTGTAAATCAAAATTCCTCGTTATACTATCACTATTGAAAGCAGTCCATGAGAGTTTTCATTAATGAAATGTAAATGTTTAGTTGTATTGTCGCATATTTTAATAGTCCGTTTTGgataaattgataaaataaaattctttgCATTACTTTTCTCATAACTACTTATTAGTGAACATATTTCACTTCCTGCACTGGCTGTTTGGTGCAGTACAATTATGCTTTATCTTAATCACATTAAATTGCTTTTGCAAAAAAGAAACCACATTAATTTGCTCAATGATAACTTCATTCTCCAATATAATTAGCAATTTGTTGGGTTATTGCTATAATTAGTAACTGTAAGGGTTTGTTAAATGAGTGTTAATGCACAACAAAAGCAGAACATCATTGAACAAGTATTTGAGTTATAAGTTACAACACAGTTCTTTGTTCTGTATATTGTTTGCCAGTCAATACAATGACAGTATAGAGAGTTTGGGGGAGGAGAGAGATATGAAAGAGAGGGAAAGAGAATCATACTTCTTGAGTAGGAAATGAAAATGAGTATTGCTGTCTGTCGTTTGTAACACTGTTGTGCTTGGGGTGTGTTGTCCCATGGTCTTATTATAAGTAAcaacattttttttagtttagtcCTGTACTCTACTAGATTTTTCCTGTGACATGTCCAATTTAATATTGCTGTCATTTTAGTAGTGTTGTCCTTGGGACAAGTTATCCTGTGGTCTTATAACTAACAGCATTTTAGAGTTTAGTCCTGCACTTCATTTCTAGAATTGTTCTGTGAAATGAccaatttaatataaaatttggAACGATTTTTTGGCCTTGTCAGTTTCTGATTTAAGAAAAGTTGTTCAATTTCAGTTGTGTATTATGGTCACCATTTATTGAAAATTAGAAGTGCAGCTTTCCTCTAACTGAAAAGTGTATTCTTAAAAATGGTTTATCGTTGGACTTGATTTATAATTTATGACAAGACCTGGGTGTTGTTCAAAGCTTGCAGTTGACCCCACTTAATGAGAGAAGTCTTTAGCTGTTGCTTTTCCTCTGAAAAacatatgaaaaagaaaagagaaaaaccaAAGTATTTAAGAATTGCAAATTAAGATTGGAATTCTAATTCATCTAGGTATCAATTAAGATTTAATTGTTGAAACATGTTCGATGTATTAATAGTTATTGTATTTTTACTGTAATCTGTCTATTAATGTTGAAACACACATGCTGTTTAACAGTTATCATATTAATAGAGCTATCAATTCTAACTGTTACAGGTCACTGGATTTTCTGTTGGAGGCCGTGTAGTTGATGGAAATGACATGGGAGTGGAGGGTGTTAAGGTCATAGTTGATGGTCATGAAAGGTCTATTACTGACAATCAAGGATATTACAAGCTTGATCAGGTACTGATGAGGAAATATGCTTCATTTAGCACATTTATAGACAATGCATTCTTTTTGGAAATTAGTCCCAGAATCCTCAGTTAACTTTCAGTGTAGgggtttcatttatttttgtctcCCCACTTTCCTCGTTTCAGTAAATTAGTTACTTCTGTCGTTTGTGTTATAAAACTCTGACCGGATTGGTCAATTTGATTGATGAACCAGCCGGTTAATTAATTGGTCTGTGCATTTTACTAAATCAGACTTGCATCCTAACTAATATGAACCTGTCTAACTCGTCTGGTTACTGCGGTTTTGTAGTGAACCTGCCACTTGATTGTGAATGTTAACTTTGATCCTCAAGACATTAGATTCTAACTTAAGTTTGAATTTACTGTGAACACAAGCTGTTTGAAACTATTGAATATAATTCACGCCCAAAAACTGTCTTATAACACTCAATGTTAAATTTGGGTCACATGCTGTGTTGTGGGGCAATATGACTCAAGATTTATTTTGCtataaatttatattagttaaatattttaatttcaatagAAATGGCAAAAAAATGTTGAATTCCTGTGTAGTGTTTTCATTTTCAGTTTAAACTTCGAAGGTTTAGACACTATTGTTATAAATTCATTTTTTTCTGCAGTTCCTTACCTTGTTGAGTAagtttctaatattattttattttatgcatttagaATTAGTGTTTGAATATATTAAAACATCTTAGTTTATCTTTGATATTATATTAAGGTATAATAGTTTATCTACGAGGATCAATTATCATGGATTATTTCATAGATTATTTCATAGGATTAGTTTCAGTATTACTTAGCAATTATCATGatttattatttatcattttcttatttatttaggATCAAGGAGTCTTGTATCCCTATAAATGGGATTTAACGTTAATCTTTTTGTATCAAGTCAATATCAAGTTATTATCGATAATATTCAAAGttctcattgttttttttttataagcagaaAGTTCTCATTGTTAATCTGCTGCTTATATATAAAATTCATGACTTCAACAAGTAACAGTGTATACTTTATAAAGACTTCAATCCTTTTTAAAgtactaaattaatttaatcatatCATATACTAACAAAATGACCACCAGTTGTGTATATAACAGTTCAAAAGTGAATCACTCAATTTGTGGCCCAACAACCCAATACCTGACTTGGTTATTGTTTGGACCAAATTTTGTAATATTACTATCTATTTAAGCATGTAAGATTATTTCTATGATGTTCCTGGATACAATTTATGGCCTAGGCCTGTGTGAAAAATGTTTCACTCGATTGTGTTGAATTTATTAGGTTACATCAACACACTATACCATAGAAGCCCGAAAGGAGCATTACAAATTCAAGAAGTTGGAGAACTATATGGTAAAATATATCATATTATTATGTGTTAACTTTTGCTTTTTGTAAAAAAACTTTTGCTTTGTTTCTTATGTTGATAAAAACATTTAGATGGTTATGAAGAGCTTTTTTTAGAGTTTATACtcttataatttaatttcaaGCTTTGCTCCTTGCTTAGGTATTGCCAAATATGGCTTCAATAGAAGATATTGTTGCTGTTTCATATGATATTTGTGGTTTGGTTAGGATGGTTAGTAGCAGTCAGAAAGCAACGGTATGCCTGTTTCCTTGTTGTATTTATCTTAGTAATAGTTGCTTATCAAAATAAAAGTTGACCATTTGTTAACTGGATTAGGTGGCTTTGACTCACGGACCTGATAATGTGAAACCACAAAAGAAACAAACGGATGGAAATGGAAATTTCTGCTTTGAGGTACTTAGCACAGGGCAGTAAatccatgatttttttttttttgtttcgtaGTGATTATTGGAGGATAGTCAGCTCGGGCTTAAAGAGAAGAGGTGATGGATTAGGATGTTAAATAACATATTCTAATAAACTGGCTGGGAATTTTGCTTTAATTGTAGTTGGCACGTTTAGGGAATAGCAGAACTTTACTTACTATAATGTATTTTTCTATCATATGCTTTAACAGTAAGGTTATTAACATTAGAACGATACAATATATGATAATATTTTTATGCCTATTGAAAATATATTTCTTTACGGATTCAAATTGGAAACCAAGAAAGCTGTAACCGTACAAGCAAAAACTCAATATTTATGGTTGTAGCTGATCTTAATAAATTTTGAAATCTTATAATATAGAAGTTTATTTGTACAATTTGAGGTTAAAAAGCAATCTGTTGCGAATTGATTCAGGTTAGGTAGTGCTGATTTTATATCAAATATTTTGGTTGAAATGcaagaaaatttatttttctttcaacctctgcaattgaaataaaaataacttAATGTCTACTTTCTTCAGTGATGTTTCTAAATCATCTTCTAAGTTTGATTGTTCCTTATTAATATTGTATAACTTATTGGTTTACTGTCTAGGTTATTCCTGGTGAATATCGCTTGTCAGCTATTGCTGCTACTCCGGATAATGCTGCCGGACTCATGTTTGTTCCATCTTATATCGATGTTGCGATCAAAAGTCCATTATTGAATGTTGAATTTTCACAGGTAAATTTTACATCCATGGTAAATTTTACATCCATTGTAACTATAAATGGTTATTTTGTCTCTGTCCCTTTAGTCTGCTGGGCTACATGCATGCCAAACTCTGATGATAACTTATTTATGGTTGCTTGACTTGTTGACCACTTGACTAATACTATTTGGTGACCTTATATAACTTGATCTGTGTTTCGATAAAAAGAATTTCCGGATGGAATGTAGTTAAGAGCATTGATAATACTTTGTACTGAACACGATTTTCAAAAACTTAGTCATTTCCATTGATAATAACTTGGTTATGAACATCGGGTAAGTTTCTTTAACAACGAAGAATTAGTAATGACATCTCATAGAGTTGAAAATTGCAAATTTCCAACGTATTCTTTggggatttaatttgatttatcaaAGCATCTCTATCATTATCAAAGTAGGAAATAATGAGACATGTAAAGTGCTCTTGAAATGATTGTAGAAGTTGCTGGCATTGTGGGTGGCGGTAGATCCATAATTAACTAAAGAAAGACCAAGTTGATCTCTTGACTCCAATATTATTGATTGGAAAAGTGTAATTAACTTTCAAATGTCCTGCCCTTTTTATGTGTTTGTGCTCATCAAAGATGGATTGAACAAGACAGCAGTAAAATGATTCAACAAAATTTGGCGCTTCTGTTTCGATGATATGAACTtcaaatgattaaaaaataatgcTCTCTGCAGCTAGATCTTCTATGGTGTCAGTCAGGCCAGCTGTGGTGGTTGAATGTGAAGTTATTGGTGGTTGCAGATTTGTTAACAATAAGATAGTCGATTGATTTCCAAATTGGATTCCACCAATAATTATCTGAGCAGAGTTTAAAAAATGGGCATTGAACTGCTACAATATAATGCTGTGTTTCAATTTCTTTAAACATAAAAAGTTTCTACCTGAATACAACCTGTTTCAATTTCTTTAAACataaaaagtttttttgaaaaatttcttTACTGCTTGATTATAGGCTCTGGTCAATGTCCGTGGTGCCGTAGTCTGCAAGGAAGAATGCGATCCATCTGTATCTGTGACTCTTGTGAGGCAGGGTGCTAAACATAATGAAGCGAGAAAGACAATTAGCTTGACCTCCGAGAGTAGTGAATTTCTGTTTTCTGATGTTATTCCTGGAAAATACAGGCTTGAGGTTTGCCTTCTTTTGCATATTCCCATTTTGTTTGTGGTTTAGCTGAGTGGAATTTCTTTAGTTTTATGTTTTAATGCTTGAATACTTTCCTCTCAAATATTTACTGCTTTTTGTTCAGTATTAGTCGTTTGCTCGGATGttctaattcattttaatttttaactgtTCTATAATATTTCTTTTAGGTGAAACATAGTTCCCCTGAATCAGTGGCCAAGGAAGATAATTGGTGCTGGGAGAAGAGCTTCATAGATGTAAATATTGGAGCTGAGGACTTGGAAGGAATTGTTTTTGTTCAAAAAGGTTACTGGGTCAATGTGATCTCCACTCATGAAGTTAATGGTTACATAACTCAACCTGATGGGTCAACTGTGAATTTAAAGATTCAGGTATTTGTTATTAGTCTGTTTAACTATGTTAGGAAATTGCAACTTCGTAacaattattttttgtttgtgTTTCCTGCAGAAAGGTTCCCAGCATATATGTGTTGAATTTCCCGGAATACATGAATTTAGTTTTATTGACTCATGCATCTTCTTTGGGAGCTCACCTGTGAAAATTGACACATCGAGTCTATTGGTATTAAGGATTAAAGATACTGTGATTATATTTTCAGTTAGTTCATTTATATTTGCTTCTTTCTaggattttcttcattttttattttcgaTATATTTTTGTAGCCCATTCATCTAAAAGGAGAAAAACATCTTATTAAAGGACAAATAAATGTGCATTCCGGCTTACATGATGCACTGCCTGAGAAAATAGTGGTTGATATTTCTCGCGATGGAGCCGACGTTGCTGATAATGCCATGGCCATACTCAAGTCCCACGGGAAAGATCAAATATCTATCTTTGAGTATTCTCTTTGGGCCAATCCAGGAGAAAAGCTTACCTTTGTTCCTCGGGACTCAAGGTACTAATTTCTATATCAAATAATTGCAGTTGAATTTGTGTTTTGATTGTCATTACATGATTGTCAATTTGATTAGTCGGTCGCAAGACTGAATaccaagattttaaaaaaaaaaacacgatGGCCAATTTATCCCAGGAAGTTGACTCTGTACAGCCTGTAATAATTAAGTACAGTATGTATATTGCATTTAAGTGATCTTATGCTAACTGTCTTAACTCTTATACTTGTAccattttgaatttatatttacAAGGCTTTTGTGGAGAGAGCTAGGATCAAGAAAGGAAAAATCACTTATTAGTAGTCACTACCTGTTTACATGATTGTCAATTTATCCCACAAGGATAGACTGTGCACAGCCTGTAATAATTAACTACAGTATGTATAGGGCATTTATACCATCTCACTCTAATTGTTCTAATTCCATGCCAACTCTTTTAAGTGCCTCATTTGTACCatttcgaattttgaatttctgttCAATCCAGTCACCGAACTCAATAATGTATTTATGTTTGCAATTTTCCTTCAAGGCTGAAtgtttaaataacatttttttgtCCCTATGTTGCCTATAGTAATGAAATATAAGTGTATTGTTCATATACTGCACAGAGTTTGTGATTCTGGGACTGGGAGGTTTCTGTAAGGAACTATCTTATAGTAATTAAGCACTGCACTCTACCCAGTTTTATAccgtttatttttttatattacagGAATGATGGAGATAAAAAGCTTTTATTTTATCCTATAGAACAGCATGTAAGTATCAAAGGACTAGTTTGTTTAGTAATGTTTTTCATGGACAAACACTGAAGATTCATTTGCTAAAACCATTTCCTTAGGTATCAGTGACAGATGATAATTGTCAAGCATATATTCCTACATTTTCTTGCCGACTGGGTGTATATATTGAAGGAACAGTCTCGCCTCCTCTTTCTGGTGTTCATATCAGGATTTTCGCTGCCGGAGACAGCAATGTCACTGGACTTAAAAGTGGGGAACTAATACTTGAAACAACTACTGGTACTGATGGCTCCTATGTGGCAGGTCCGCTGTATGATGATGTTGGTTATACTGTTCAGGCTTCAAAGGTAGTCAGGAAAAACTATTTGCAATTTCTCAACTTTATTTATGCTTTATATACCTCTAATTCTCATCAAAATTTATGGTCAATAGTTTTCAGTTGCACTGTCTAAAGCTGTTTAGCATGACTGTGTTATACTTCTTCTAGTGACAGTTATGGGAAGTTATTATGGCACTTGTATTGGTTAATTTTAGGAATAGATAAAGTATAAGAGAGGCTGAATATGGGATGGTTATTGAGTGGTTTTGGGTGGGAGAGACCAAACTCTCCGAATTCTTGGAGGGATACACCAAGACTCTCGAATTTCTTTTATTAGAATTGCTTTATATCTATTCTTTGTCTCTCAAAACTTTCTCAGATGTACTAGTGTGTTAATtccatattaataatataaactgCTGTTGTAGACAAATAGGTAAACTTTCTCAGATGTACTAGTGTGTTAATTCTACATAGGATTGTTCTATTAtttctgttttattttcttttactcATTCACCATAGGTAACAGTTTCTATCAGAGTGCTGCGTGCACATGTGCTGAAGACCAAAGCATGAAAGTTTTTTCATTATATATGTTGAAAGTATCACATCAACCAGAAATATGGACTAGGTAGCGTGTATAAGACTTGGGTAGTTCTCACCTTACGAGTCAATTTTTTAGGGTTGAGTTAGACCCTATACCTAATTTTAAGATTGTATAATTGCCTTTCTTAGATATGTTATTGGGTCAAGATCACTGTTATTACACCCGCATTTGTCCATTCTCTATATGTCAAATTCCAGGCGTGG
The Vicia villosa cultivar HV-30 ecotype Madison, WI linkage group LG6, Vvil1.0, whole genome shotgun sequence genome window above contains:
- the LOC131610443 gene encoding uncharacterized protein LOC131610443; translated protein: MSIGDAFLLLLFVATYSISLASADSIYGCGGFVQASSSLVKSRKQTDAKLDYSHVTVELQTVDGLVKDRTQCAPNGYYFIPVYDKGSFVIKVNGPDGWSWDPEKVPVAVDNQGCNGNEDINFRFTGFSISGRVVGAAGGESCSVKNGGPSNVKVELLSPSGDLVSSVLTSPSGSYLFTNVIPGKYELRASNPDIKVEVKGSVQVELGFGNGVIDDIFFVPGYSISGSVVAQGNPILGVHIFLYSKDVSEIKCLQGSAHGPRQEAALCHAVTDADGKFSFNSIPCGSYELVPYYKGENTVFDVSPSSVPVNVKHQHVTVPQKFQVTGFSVGGRVVDGNDMGVEGVKVIVDGHERSITDNQGYYKLDQVTSTHYTIEARKEHYKFKKLENYMVLPNMASIEDIVAVSYDICGLVRMVSSSQKATVALTHGPDNVKPQKKQTDGNGNFCFEVIPGEYRLSAIAATPDNAAGLMFVPSYIDVAIKSPLLNVEFSQALVNVRGAVVCKEECDPSVSVTLVRQGAKHNEARKTISLTSESSEFLFSDVIPGKYRLEVKHSSPESVAKEDNWCWEKSFIDVNIGAEDLEGIVFVQKGYWVNVISTHEVNGYITQPDGSTVNLKIQKGSQHICVEFPGIHEFSFIDSCIFFGSSPVKIDTSSLLPIHLKGEKHLIKGQINVHSGLHDALPEKIVVDISRDGADVADNAMAILKSHGKDQISIFEYSLWANPGEKLTFVPRDSRNDGDKKLLFYPIEQHVSVTDDNCQAYIPTFSCRLGVYIEGTVSPPLSGVHIRIFAAGDSNVTGLKSGELILETTTGTDGSYVAGPLYDDVGYTVQASKSGYHLKQVGPHSFSCQKLGQISVHIHHKDNDKELIPSVLLSLSGDNGYRNNSVSGAGGAFLFDSLFPGMFYLRPVLKEYAFSPPAQAIELESGEFREVVFQATRVAYSAIGVVSLLSGQPKGGVSVEARSVSKGYFEETVTDSSGNYRLRGLLPDTVYEVKVAKRDVTGSSNIERASPDSISVKVGTEDINGLDFIVFEEPEMTIVSCHVEGNGTDELRKHLMVEIRSASEISKIESVFPLPISNFFQVKGLSKGRHLLQLRSGLPSSSLRFESDIIEVDLDKNIQIHVGPLKFRIEDQLKQELTPAPVFPLIVAFLVVALFISIPRLNDLYQATIDIPAPGTTTTSRKDARKPMLRKKTF